One region of Parerythrobacter jejuensis genomic DNA includes:
- the rimK gene encoding 30S ribosomal protein S6--L-glutamate ligase, giving the protein MKIAMLARNPNLYSHQRLVEAANERGHTLDILNTTRCTVNIASHRPTITYNGETISGYEAVIPRIGASITNYGLAVLRQFEMAGVWPLNESVAIGRSRDKLRSMQILAKHGLGLPLTAYANDPKAAEEIIKAVNGPPVVIKLLEGTQGIGVVLAETMSSAKSVIEAFRGANVNILVQEFIKEAGGTDIRALVVGGKVVAAMKRTGAADDFRSNLHRGGSAQLIKITPEERSTAVRAAKHMGLNVCGVDMLRSNHGPVIMEVNSSPGLEGIEKATEKDIAGQIIDYIAANAKAGKTKTKGQG; this is encoded by the coding sequence ATGAAAATCGCAATGCTCGCCCGCAATCCCAACCTCTATTCGCACCAGCGACTGGTGGAGGCGGCCAACGAGCGCGGGCACACGCTCGACATCCTCAACACCACCCGCTGCACTGTGAACATCGCCAGTCACCGCCCGACGATCACCTACAATGGCGAAACGATCAGCGGGTATGAGGCGGTCATCCCGCGTATCGGCGCCTCGATCACCAATTATGGTCTCGCGGTGCTTCGCCAGTTCGAGATGGCGGGTGTGTGGCCCCTCAATGAAAGCGTTGCCATCGGGCGCAGCCGGGACAAGCTGCGCAGCATGCAGATCCTCGCGAAGCACGGGCTCGGCCTGCCGCTGACAGCCTATGCCAACGATCCCAAGGCGGCGGAGGAGATCATCAAGGCGGTCAACGGCCCGCCGGTGGTGATCAAGCTGCTGGAAGGCACACAGGGCATCGGCGTGGTTCTGGCTGAAACGATGAGCAGCGCGAAGTCCGTGATCGAGGCGTTTCGCGGGGCGAACGTCAACATCTTGGTGCAGGAGTTCATCAAGGAAGCGGGCGGCACGGATATCCGCGCGCTCGTGGTTGGCGGCAAAGTGGTCGCGGCGATGAAACGCACGGGCGCGGCCGACGATTTTCGCAGCAACCTCCACCGCGGCGGCAGCGCGCAGCTGATCAAGATCACTCCGGAAGAACGCTCCACCGCCGTCCGCGCGGCAAAGCACATGGGGCTGAATGTGTGCGGCGTCGACATGCTGCGCAGCAATCACGGCCCGGTGATCATGGAGGTGAACTCGTCGCCGGGTCTGGAAGGTATCGAGAAAGCGACCGAAAAGGATATTGCCGGGCAGATCATCGACTACATCGCGGCCAACGCGAAGGCGGGCAAGACGAAGACGAAGGGGCAGGGGTGA
- a CDS encoding YncE family protein — protein MNSFRISAPAIATLAFAPFALFACSPAAADLPPPPVVANADMAGQALFVTNKGEDTLSKVDLATGAEVKRVDSCTTPHELSVSPDGQYVAVGCYGGSSLSIFNTADLSAVKSIELGDGARPHGLVWHANGDLYATAEGRKSMFWVEDPMANEPGVFEYATGKDGSHMLAVAENGNQAWTVDMQSGTVTRVDLKTRRAPLSVAMGSEPEGIALTPDGSALWVSARGSNEAFELDPATLEVRQRLDTGRFPLRLAIRPQGDVAITSDLQDGGLSVIDLESGELSRSIAIGGPDQAEQRFQVTIIWSADGERIYAAETGTNTVAEVDYASGEVLRRFSVGEDGDGLAILAPASTETEDDGE, from the coding sequence ATGAACAGCTTCCGGATATCGGCTCCAGCCATCGCCACCCTCGCATTTGCACCGTTCGCGCTTTTCGCCTGCTCTCCGGCCGCAGCAGACCTGCCGCCACCGCCTGTGGTCGCGAACGCTGACATGGCCGGGCAGGCCCTGTTTGTGACGAACAAGGGGGAGGATACACTCTCCAAAGTTGATCTTGCTACGGGCGCGGAGGTCAAGCGGGTCGATAGCTGTACGACCCCGCATGAATTGTCCGTCTCTCCTGACGGCCAATACGTGGCGGTGGGTTGCTATGGCGGGTCGTCGCTGTCGATCTTCAACACTGCTGATCTAAGCGCGGTCAAATCGATCGAATTGGGCGACGGTGCACGGCCCCACGGGCTGGTGTGGCATGCCAATGGCGATCTGTATGCGACGGCGGAAGGTCGCAAATCGATGTTCTGGGTCGAAGACCCGATGGCAAACGAGCCGGGCGTGTTCGAATATGCCACCGGTAAGGATGGCAGCCATATGCTCGCCGTCGCGGAAAACGGCAATCAGGCCTGGACGGTAGATATGCAGTCGGGAACGGTCACTCGGGTCGATCTGAAAACCCGCCGCGCGCCATTGTCGGTCGCGATGGGATCGGAGCCGGAAGGCATCGCGCTGACGCCAGACGGCTCTGCGCTATGGGTCTCTGCGCGCGGTTCGAATGAGGCGTTCGAGCTTGATCCGGCCACGCTGGAAGTGCGCCAAAGGCTCGACACCGGCCGGTTCCCGCTCCGGCTGGCGATCCGGCCCCAAGGCGACGTGGCAATCACATCCGATCTTCAGGATGGAGGGCTGAGCGTGATTGATCTCGAAAGTGGCGAACTGTCTCGATCGATCGCCATTGGCGGCCCTGACCAGGCCGAGCAGCGCTTCCAGGTCACGATCATCTGGTCCGCTGATGGCGAGCGTATTTACGCCGCCGAAACGGGCACCAATACTGTTGCTGAAGTCGACTATGCGAGCGGCGAAGTCTTGCGGCGTTTCTCCGTAGGTGAAGATGGCGACGGGCTGGCGATTCTTGCGCCTGCCTCTACTGAAACGGAAGATGATGGCGAATAA
- a CDS encoding M2 family metallopeptidase, protein MKFAMPALSALALVLAATPALADGHKADEAQATSQFPMTPQGAADWVAMVEKDLFDFSVEASKVYWINATYITQDTDALVAKAGAEGTEKSVKYALEAAKYAQIAGLDAEVARKLDMLRTGIVLPAPTTEGAAAELSTIATSLGSQYGKGKGTLNGEPINGSDIEAEMGNLDRTPEQLAEMWASWHGQVGAPMKDEYVRMVAIANDGAKELGFTDVGAMWRSNYDMSAEEFADAKEKLWEEVKPLYMALHTYTRAKLNEKYGDAVQPATGPIRADLLGNMWAQEWGNIYPLVAPEGEGDIGYDLTALIEEKGLDEVGMVRIGEQFFSSLGFEPLPETFYERSQFVKPRDREVVCHASAWDLDNKDDIRIKMCIKRNADDFITIHHELGHNYYQRAYKMQDYLHLNGANDGFHEAIGDMLALSITPEYLVQIDMLDRADVPGADKDIGLLLRQAMDKVAFLPFAHLVDKWRWGVFDGSIAPAQYNDVWTRLRTEYQGIVPPVDRPADAFDPGAKYHIPGNTPYTRYFLARVLQFQFYKAACDEAGWEGPLHRCSFYGNKEVGAKLNAMLEMGASKPWPDALEAFTGTREMSGKAMIEYFAPLMDWLEEQNKGKPQGW, encoded by the coding sequence ATGAAATTCGCAATGCCCGCGCTTTCGGCGCTAGCCCTTGTTTTGGCTGCCACTCCTGCATTGGCCGACGGCCACAAGGCAGACGAAGCACAGGCGACCTCGCAATTCCCGATGACCCCGCAAGGCGCAGCCGATTGGGTGGCCATGGTCGAAAAGGATCTGTTCGATTTCTCGGTTGAGGCGAGCAAAGTCTATTGGATCAATGCGACCTATATCACCCAGGATACCGATGCACTCGTGGCCAAGGCCGGGGCGGAAGGTACGGAAAAATCAGTCAAATATGCCCTGGAAGCTGCAAAGTACGCGCAGATCGCCGGGCTCGACGCAGAAGTCGCACGCAAGCTCGATATGCTGCGCACAGGTATCGTCCTGCCCGCGCCGACAACAGAAGGCGCCGCGGCTGAATTGAGCACAATCGCGACCAGCCTTGGCAGCCAATATGGCAAGGGCAAGGGCACGCTGAACGGCGAACCGATCAACGGCAGCGACATCGAGGCCGAGATGGGGAACCTGGATCGGACACCCGAACAACTCGCCGAAATGTGGGCGAGCTGGCACGGTCAGGTCGGTGCGCCCATGAAAGACGAATACGTCCGCATGGTCGCAATTGCGAATGATGGCGCAAAAGAGCTCGGCTTTACCGACGTCGGAGCGATGTGGCGTTCGAATTACGATATGAGCGCAGAGGAATTCGCCGACGCGAAAGAAAAGCTGTGGGAGGAAGTCAAGCCGCTCTACATGGCGCTTCACACGTACACCCGTGCCAAGTTGAATGAGAAATATGGCGATGCGGTCCAGCCCGCCACAGGCCCGATCCGTGCCGATTTGCTCGGCAATATGTGGGCGCAGGAATGGGGCAATATTTACCCGTTGGTCGCGCCCGAAGGGGAGGGGGACATCGGTTATGACTTGACCGCGTTGATTGAGGAAAAGGGGCTCGATGAGGTAGGAATGGTTCGGATCGGCGAGCAGTTCTTCAGCTCGTTGGGTTTCGAACCGCTGCCGGAGACATTCTACGAGCGCAGCCAGTTCGTGAAGCCGCGCGACCGCGAAGTGGTGTGCCATGCCAGCGCATGGGATCTGGACAACAAAGACGACATCCGCATCAAGATGTGCATCAAGCGCAATGCGGATGACTTCATCACGATCCATCACGAGCTCGGCCACAATTATTACCAGCGCGCGTACAAAATGCAGGACTATCTGCACCTCAACGGCGCGAATGATGGTTTCCATGAGGCGATCGGCGATATGCTGGCGCTCTCGATCACGCCGGAATATCTGGTCCAGATCGATATGCTCGATCGTGCGGACGTGCCCGGTGCGGACAAGGATATCGGCCTCTTGCTGCGCCAGGCGATGGACAAGGTAGCGTTCCTTCCTTTCGCGCATCTGGTCGACAAATGGCGTTGGGGCGTGTTTGATGGCTCGATTGCGCCAGCGCAATATAACGACGTCTGGACCCGGCTACGGACGGAATATCAGGGCATTGTCCCGCCGGTCGATCGCCCCGCTGATGCCTTTGATCCGGGGGCGAAGTATCATATCCCGGGCAACACGCCTTACACCCGCTATTTCCTCGCCCGCGTGCTGCAGTTCCAGTTCTACAAGGCTGCCTGTGACGAAGCCGGCTGGGAAGGTCCGCTCCATCGCTGCAGTTTCTATGGCAACAAGGAAGTCGGTGCGAAGCTCAATGCGATGCTGGAAATGGGCGCGAGCAAGCCGTGGCCGGACGCACTGGAGGCTTTCACCGGTACCCGCGAAATGAGCGGCAAGGCGATGATCGAGTATTTCGCCCCGTTGATGGATTGGCTTGAAGAGCAGAACAAGGGCAAGCCACAGGGCTGGTAA
- a CDS encoding phosphoribosyl-AMP cyclohydrolase has translation MKKFVTAAALGLSAVALAACSETATTESATAEAGATAITAEEVTAAQQGWGEGIVNIGSVFTADGDFRQAATDHINTFYGYEDGMEILFKPTLAAEDQFRGTFDEALSYFVGTEGTEDGGFAIAPYTAVRWENEGTILDGDSAMAMGNYYFTGTDGNETKVEYTFGYTKNDDGDLVINLHHSSLPFSAN, from the coding sequence ATGAAGAAGTTCGTCACCGCAGCCGCGCTGGGTCTCAGCGCTGTCGCTCTTGCCGCGTGCAGCGAAACCGCCACCACCGAAAGCGCAACCGCCGAAGCTGGCGCAACCGCAATCACCGCCGAAGAAGTCACTGCCGCACAGCAGGGCTGGGGCGAAGGTATCGTCAACATCGGCTCGGTCTTCACTGCCGACGGTGACTTCCGCCAGGCCGCGACCGACCACATCAACACCTTCTATGGCTATGAAGATGGCATGGAAATCCTGTTCAAGCCCACCCTGGCTGCCGAAGACCAGTTCCGTGGCACCTTCGATGAAGCCCTGAGCTATTTCGTCGGCACCGAGGGCACTGAAGATGGCGGCTTTGCCATCGCGCCTTACACCGCCGTACGCTGGGAAAATGAAGGCACCATCCTGGATGGCGACAGCGCCATGGCGATGGGCAATTATTACTTCACCGGCACCGACGGTAACGAGACCAAAGTCGAGTACACCTTCGGCTACACCAAGAATGACGACGGTGACCTGGTCATCAACCTGCACCACAGCTCGCTGCCGTTCAGCGCGAACTGA
- a CDS encoding SDR family NAD(P)-dependent oxidoreductase: MTAPNRSRSIAGRVAIITGAASGMGRATAKLFAAEGAHVAVTDLDLAACETVAAECGANARAYALNVSDKNAIARIVAQIAEDIGGIDILVNNAGISRHAALDGGEDYEDIWHSALAVMLTAHQRMVRAALPHLRQSDAARIVNIASTEGLGATPGLTPYVAAKTGVTGLTRGLAVDLGPEGITVNCICPGPINTGMTARIADEHKTIYAKRRTALKRYGEPEEVAHMTLSLVLPAASYITGAVIPVDGGLMARNA; this comes from the coding sequence ATGACCGCACCCAACCGTTCGCGTTCCATCGCCGGACGTGTCGCCATCATCACCGGGGCCGCCAGCGGCATGGGCCGCGCGACGGCGAAACTCTTCGCTGCCGAGGGTGCGCATGTTGCAGTGACTGATCTGGACCTCGCCGCTTGCGAGACAGTGGCAGCGGAGTGCGGTGCAAACGCGCGAGCCTATGCCCTCAATGTCTCGGACAAGAATGCGATCGCGCGGATTGTGGCGCAAATCGCGGAAGACATCGGCGGGATCGATATCTTGGTCAACAATGCGGGCATCTCGCGCCATGCCGCGCTCGATGGCGGCGAGGACTACGAAGACATCTGGCACAGCGCCCTGGCGGTGATGCTAACCGCGCACCAGCGCATGGTTCGCGCAGCCCTGCCCCACCTGCGCCAGAGCGACGCCGCGCGGATCGTCAATATCGCCAGCACAGAAGGCCTCGGCGCGACTCCCGGCCTGACGCCCTATGTCGCGGCCAAGACCGGGGTGACGGGCCTGACCCGCGGCCTCGCAGTCGACCTCGGCCCGGAAGGCATCACCGTCAATTGCATCTGCCCCGGCCCCATCAATACCGGCATGACCGCGCGCATCGCGGACGAACACAAGACCATCTACGCCAAGCGCCGTACCGCCCTCAAACGCTACGGCGAGCCGGAGGAAGTCGCGCATATGACGCTGTCGCTGGTGCTCCCTGCTGCAAGCTACATCACCGGCGCGGTGATCCCGGTGGATGGCGGGCTGATGGCGCGTAATGCTTGA
- a CDS encoding AMP nucleosidase: MEKIDTILAELVRLHDEATQRLRKDILAFAREGKLPSKTRRSDGSYAYPEMRVTYRGGPPLTDQGRAFGRLNDSGTYATTITRPALFADYLREQLELIQEDHEVEFEIRPSRQEIPFPYVLDGEAGAELAGVSPQEIARHFPHTDLADIGDELADGIELDDPDDVIPLSLFDGLRTDFSLARLAHYTGTDVEHFQRFILFTNYHRYVDEFVDWAASQLGENGYTALAGAGGLLIEEKTENAREQLSDTAWRKHQMPAYHLVGNDRCGITLVNIGVGPSNAKTICDHLAVLRPEAWLMIGHCGGLRGTQKIGDYVLAHAYLRDDHVLDPLLPPEIPLPAIAEVQQALTNAAVTVSGEGGADLKKRMRTGTVVTTDDRNWELRYSTSAKRLSLSRAVGIDMESATIAAQGYRFRVPYGTLLCVSDKPLHGEIKLPGQANKFYEEAIAAHLQIGVTACGLMREEGNRLHSRKLRAFNEPPFR; encoded by the coding sequence ATGGAAAAAATAGACACGATTCTGGCGGAATTGGTCCGCCTTCACGACGAGGCTACCCAACGCCTTCGCAAAGACATCCTGGCCTTCGCCCGCGAGGGCAAATTGCCTTCCAAGACTCGCCGTAGCGATGGCAGCTATGCTTATCCCGAAATGCGCGTCACCTATCGCGGTGGCCCTCCGTTGACCGATCAGGGCCGCGCCTTTGGCCGCCTGAACGATAGCGGTACCTATGCCACCACGATTACGCGCCCTGCCCTGTTTGCCGACTATCTGCGCGAACAGCTGGAGCTGATCCAGGAAGATCACGAGGTCGAATTCGAAATCCGCCCGTCACGTCAGGAAATCCCGTTTCCTTATGTGCTCGACGGGGAAGCCGGGGCCGAGCTGGCCGGCGTATCTCCGCAGGAAATCGCGCGCCACTTCCCGCACACCGACCTCGCCGATATCGGTGACGAGCTGGCCGACGGGATCGAGTTGGATGATCCCGACGATGTCATCCCGCTTTCGCTGTTTGACGGGCTGCGCACCGACTTCAGCCTGGCCCGCCTGGCACATTACACTGGCACCGACGTCGAACACTTCCAGCGCTTTATCCTGTTCACCAACTATCACCGCTATGTCGATGAATTCGTTGACTGGGCAGCATCGCAACTGGGTGAGAACGGCTATACCGCACTGGCCGGCGCAGGCGGCTTGCTGATCGAAGAAAAGACCGAGAATGCGCGTGAGCAGCTCTCGGACACGGCATGGCGCAAGCACCAGATGCCGGCCTATCACCTGGTCGGGAATGACCGGTGCGGGATTACCCTCGTCAATATCGGCGTCGGCCCGTCCAACGCCAAAACGATCTGCGATCACCTGGCAGTATTGCGACCGGAAGCTTGGTTGATGATCGGCCATTGCGGCGGACTGCGCGGCACCCAGAAGATCGGCGACTATGTGCTGGCCCACGCCTATCTGCGCGATGACCACGTGCTCGATCCGCTCCTCCCGCCAGAAATCCCGCTGCCCGCCATTGCCGAGGTGCAACAGGCCCTGACCAACGCCGCCGTAACTGTGAGTGGCGAAGGCGGTGCTGACCTGAAGAAGCGTATGCGCACCGGCACTGTCGTCACTACTGACGATCGCAATTGGGAACTGCGCTATTCCACCTCGGCAAAGCGCCTGTCGCTGAGCCGTGCCGTCGGCATCGACATGGAAAGTGCCACCATCGCCGCACAGGGATACCGCTTCCGGGTGCCCTACGGCACGCTCTTGTGTGTCAGCGACAAACCACTGCATGGCGAAATCAAACTGCCGGGCCAGGCCAACAAGTTCTATGAAGAGGCTATCGCCGCCCATTTGCAGATCGGCGTGACCGCCTGCGGCCTTATGCGCGAAGAAGGTAATCGTTTGCACAGCCGCAAACTGCGCGCCTTTAACGAACCGCCGTTTAGGTAG
- the rpsF gene encoding 30S ribosomal protein S6: MALYEHIFLARQDLSQAQVDALAATATEIVEKNEGKVTKTETWGLKNLAYKIDRNRKAHFVMLNIEGPGGVVAELERQTRINEDVIRYMTIRVEEHEEGPSVMMRKNDRDSKKRRDREERS, translated from the coding sequence ATGGCTCTGTATGAGCATATCTTCCTTGCGCGTCAGGATCTGAGCCAGGCTCAGGTAGACGCGCTGGCGGCAACAGCCACCGAAATCGTCGAGAAGAATGAAGGCAAGGTCACCAAGACGGAAACCTGGGGCCTCAAGAACCTCGCCTACAAGATTGACCGCAACCGCAAAGCGCATTTCGTGATGCTCAATATCGAGGGTCCGGGCGGCGTTGTGGCTGAGTTGGAGCGTCAGACGCGCATCAACGAAGACGTCATCCGTTACATGACCATCCGCGTGGAAGAGCACGAGGAAGGCCCAAGCGTGATGATGCGCAAGAATGACCGCGACAGCAAGAAGCGTCGCGACCGTGAGGAGCGCAGCTAA
- the rplI gene encoding 50S ribosomal protein L9, which translates to MDIILLQRIGNLGSIGDVVTVKDGYARNFLLPQKKALRANEANKKVFEANRERLEKENAERRSEAEKAGGKVDGAEVVLIRASSNAGQLYGSVNVRDIVAGLAEQGHDIDKKQVILGSPIKTIGMHDVTIALHPEVEVIVKANVARSEDEAELQSQGVDVLAQLFEEEQKEIEEQADANRIDPTLEPGEIPAELLEDGATAAEEAPAEGSDAEETAED; encoded by the coding sequence ATGGATATCATTCTCCTCCAGCGGATCGGCAATCTCGGCTCGATCGGTGACGTTGTCACTGTGAAAGACGGCTATGCCCGCAACTTCCTGCTCCCACAGAAGAAGGCCCTGCGCGCCAACGAAGCCAACAAGAAGGTTTTCGAAGCGAACCGCGAGCGTCTCGAGAAAGAGAACGCTGAGCGTCGTAGCGAAGCAGAGAAAGCTGGCGGCAAGGTTGACGGTGCAGAGGTCGTTCTGATCCGGGCGTCGTCGAATGCCGGCCAGCTCTATGGCTCTGTCAATGTGCGTGACATTGTTGCCGGCCTGGCCGAGCAAGGCCACGACATCGACAAGAAGCAGGTCATTCTGGGCAGCCCGATCAAGACGATCGGCATGCACGATGTGACCATCGCCCTGCACCCGGAAGTCGAAGTCATTGTGAAAGCCAACGTGGCGCGCAGTGAAGACGAAGCCGAACTGCAGAGCCAGGGTGTCGACGTTCTCGCCCAGCTGTTCGAAGAAGAGCAGAAGGAAATCGAGGAACAGGCCGATGCCAACCGCATCGACCCAACCCTCGAGCCCGGCGAAATTCCCGCTGAACTGCTCGAAGACGGCGCAACGGCTGCCGAAGAAGCTCCGGCTGAAGGCAGCGACGCCGAAGAGACCGCCGAAGACTGA
- a CDS encoding ATP-dependent zinc protease family protein, translated as MMANKPGLPAVGWRELVHLPGLGLPPIPAKIDTGARTSSLHGHVIEEFEREGEKFVRFAVDFQDLDQRVLCEAVHVDVRGITSSNGETQRRYVIKTPMRIGDIEFRAEISLADRSDMKFPMLIGRSSLRRRFVVDSGHSWLQTPERKTKVGHKP; from the coding sequence ATGATGGCGAATAAGCCTGGGCTTCCGGCCGTCGGCTGGCGCGAGCTCGTGCATTTGCCCGGGCTTGGCCTGCCGCCGATACCGGCCAAGATCGATACCGGAGCACGCACCAGCTCGCTGCATGGCCATGTGATCGAGGAATTCGAACGCGAAGGCGAGAAGTTCGTCCGCTTTGCCGTCGATTTCCAAGACCTCGATCAGCGCGTCTTGTGCGAGGCGGTGCATGTCGATGTGCGCGGCATCACGAGTTCCAACGGCGAGACGCAAAGACGCTATGTCATCAAGACCCCGATGCGGATCGGCGATATCGAATTCCGGGCCGAGATCAGCCTGGCAGACCGTAGCGATATGAAGTTCCCGATGCTGATAGGCCGCTCTTCGCTGCGTCGCCGTTTTGTCGTCGATTCCGGCCATTCATGGCTGCAGACCCCCGAACGAAAAACCAAGGTCGGCCACAAGCCTTAA
- a CDS encoding DUF808 domain-containing protein — translation MPGGLAALLDDVSIIARAAAASIDDVGVAASKAGTKAAGVVIDDAAVTPSYVTGMTPARELPLIWNITKGSLKNKLLILLPGALLLSEFLPGVIIFLLMLGGAYLSYEGAEKIIEKLGGEKHGKTIDDPIEDPVKFEKQRTAGAIRTDLILSAEIMAITLNEVSAETLLTRAAVLAIVGIGVTVAVYGAVAIIVKLDDIGLHLLEKPGDTARKVGQFLLSAMPKILWLLSVVGTIAMLWVGGGIILHGTHELGIHGLYDASMGLEEAVRTTTGALGGILGWITYAAASAVVGLVLGAIIVFVVHKVFRVGHKAEEH, via the coding sequence ATGCCAGGTGGGCTAGCTGCACTGCTGGATGATGTATCGATTATCGCGCGGGCTGCGGCTGCGTCGATTGACGATGTGGGCGTCGCTGCCTCCAAGGCCGGAACGAAGGCCGCCGGGGTGGTGATCGATGATGCTGCGGTCACGCCGAGCTATGTGACAGGGATGACTCCGGCACGCGAATTGCCGCTGATCTGGAACATCACCAAAGGCAGTTTGAAGAACAAGTTGCTGATCCTGCTCCCCGGGGCTCTGCTTCTGAGTGAATTCCTGCCGGGGGTGATCATTTTCCTGCTCATGCTGGGCGGGGCCTATCTGAGCTATGAGGGTGCCGAAAAGATCATCGAGAAGCTGGGCGGCGAGAAGCACGGCAAGACGATCGATGATCCCATCGAGGATCCTGTGAAGTTCGAAAAACAGCGCACGGCAGGCGCGATCCGGACCGACCTCATCCTCTCCGCCGAAATCATGGCGATTACCCTCAATGAAGTTTCGGCCGAAACACTTCTTACGCGCGCGGCCGTGTTGGCGATCGTCGGAATTGGCGTGACCGTGGCTGTTTATGGCGCCGTTGCGATCATTGTGAAGCTCGATGATATCGGTCTGCACTTGCTCGAAAAGCCGGGGGACACTGCGCGGAAAGTCGGGCAGTTCCTGCTGTCGGCGATGCCGAAAATCCTGTGGCTTCTCTCTGTCGTCGGCACCATTGCCATGCTGTGGGTCGGGGGCGGGATCATTCTGCACGGAACGCACGAGCTGGGCATTCATGGCTTGTATGATGCAAGCATGGGCCTGGAAGAAGCGGTCCGCACCACCACGGGTGCACTGGGGGGCATTCTGGGCTGGATCACCTACGCCGCAGCATCCGCAGTCGTCGGCTTGGTGTTGGGGGCGATCATAGTCTTCGTCGTCCATAAGGTTTTCAGGGTCGGGCACAAAGCGGAGGAGCATTGA
- a CDS encoding glutathione S-transferase family protein, with the protein MRPVLYTCARSRGLRATWAAEEAGVDIELKMLPFPPRYKAPEYLEINPLGTIPLLIEGESRMTESCAIAHYLATRSGYTDLAIAPGEADYAEYLDFTYHADATITFPQTVYMRFALFEKDKGWEEAGLAYAKWFWKRLVKVEQRLETREFLCADRFTVADICVGYALILAKSVGLDEGVSETLRAYRERLTAREAYKRAAERELQQCNDEQAR; encoded by the coding sequence ATGCGCCCGGTCCTTTACACCTGTGCGCGCTCTCGCGGATTGCGTGCTACTTGGGCGGCCGAAGAGGCCGGCGTCGATATCGAACTGAAAATGCTTCCGTTTCCGCCGCGCTACAAGGCACCGGAATATCTCGAAATCAATCCGCTCGGGACCATCCCGTTGCTGATTGAGGGCGAAAGCAGGATGACCGAGAGTTGCGCCATTGCGCATTACCTGGCGACGCGGTCCGGCTACACGGACCTCGCGATTGCACCGGGTGAAGCGGATTATGCCGAATATCTCGATTTCACCTATCATGCCGATGCCACGATCACATTTCCGCAGACCGTCTATATGCGCTTTGCCCTGTTCGAGAAGGACAAGGGTTGGGAGGAAGCCGGTCTCGCCTATGCGAAGTGGTTCTGGAAGCGTCTGGTGAAAGTCGAGCAACGGCTGGAGACGCGTGAATTCCTGTGCGCCGACCGCTTCACTGTCGCCGATATCTGTGTCGGCTACGCCTTGATCCTGGCGAAGAGCGTGGGGCTGGATGAAGGCGTTTCTGAAACCCTCAGGGCCTATCGCGAGCGGTTGACTGCACGCGAGGCTTATAAGCGGGCTGCGGAACGGGAGCTTCAACAATGTAACGATGAACAGGCCAGATAA
- the rpsR gene encoding 30S ribosomal protein S18, whose protein sequence is MARPFFRRRKSCPFSGEGAPKIDYKDVRLLQGFMSERGKIVPSRITAVSAKKQRELAKAIKRSRHIGLLPYIVK, encoded by the coding sequence ATGGCACGTCCGTTTTTCCGCCGTCGCAAGTCCTGCCCGTTCTCGGGTGAAGGTGCGCCGAAGATCGATTACAAGGACGTTCGTCTGCTTCAGGGCTTCATGTCCGAGCGTGGCAAGATCGTTCCTTCCCGTATCACCGCCGTTTCGGCCAAGAAGCAGCGCGAACTCGCCAAGGCGATCAAGCGTTCACGCCATATCGGCCTGCTTCCGTACATCGTGAAGTAA